From the Aquarana catesbeiana isolate 2022-GZ linkage group LG10, ASM4218655v1, whole genome shotgun sequence genome, the window accaccatgccccgctcactgttctctgaggaagagatgatccttgtttgcaaattaagataattttttatttatttttacatgaggtggtgtttgtgtgggtcatgtgtgtatgtctaaatgatttggcctcaaaacacacacctacttcctgtgtacagattcacttccgcgccaatgtatattgcttcctatatatatacagtggggacggaaagtattcagacccccttcaatttttcactcaatTTTTcacatgtgatatttcactttttctttttttaataaatctgcaaaaatgtcaacaattctgtgtttttttctgtcaatatggggtgctgtgtgtacattaatgaggaaaaaaatgaacttaaatgattttagcaaatggctgcaatataacaaagagtgaaaaatgtaagggggtctgaatactttccgtccccactgtatatatagaactAGACCACCAGACCTCTGAAGGTTGTGGTATCGGGCACTGTCAGTAGCAAATCCCTTTATTTTTGTagatgtgaggtggggcctccatggagcggacttgtttttccagcacattctgcagatgctcaattggattgagatctggagaattcagAGGTCAAATGAACATCTCAAAACACATttgtgcagtgtggcagggtgcattatcctgctgaaagaggtcaGTGCCACCAGGAAATACTGTTTTCATGAAGGGATGTAGCTGGTCGCCCACAATGTTtgggtaggtggtacgtgtcaaggaacagccacatgaatggcaggacccaaggtttcccagtagTACATTGCGCAAAGCATCGCACTGCCTCCGCCGGCTTGCTTTCTTCCCATACGGCATCCTGGCGCCATCTCTCTTTAGGTAAGCAATGCACACACAAGGTGCATTACAGTGGTGTTCGATCGCTCCGTTCGcagtgtagaggcaccgggggaccgATGCTTCATCCACCTACATAAGTATAAATATGGAAAGAACCCAAAACCTTTACGTCTcttttaatcagcacaagggacggtACTTCCATTTAGTGAGAAGTGTCCCTGGTGCTGGTGTCTGCTGTCTTTATGGAAATCTTCCATCCTCTGCTCTCCAGCCACTGGACCCGCCATAATCTCTCCTCAGGACTGCCCACCCTTCTCTCCTTCTCCATTCATAAAAGTGCTACCATAGCTTTCATCAATGAaaatgctctatgaatggaggaggtagaTCTTTCATTCCTTCATCCTTTCCTtccattcatagagcgcttttcattcatggaagctatagtacagcaaCTATGATTGGAGGAGGGGAGGTGGGGAAGGGCAAGCATAGTCGGCACTCTTGATGAGGGCTTATGACCGGTCCAGTGGCTGTATTAACCCCTGCAACGCTGCTGGACATTTACTGACACGAGGGGGGAGGTGAGGGCAGAAGATGGAAGACTTCAACACATACAGCAGCAACCAGTACAAGGGACACTGCTTGTGGAATGTAAATatcatcccttgtgctgatttagtttatttttttttttttaaataatgtaactAAACTTCTTTGATGTCCCCTGGGTATCAATAAATGGCCCATTTCACCGATCTGTTCATGTTTGGTAAGGTCAGGGTGACTTGTCTCAAGCTGCTTCACCATCCACATTGACCACCCAGAACGGCTCCTCCCCCTTGAGAAACCCTTTATTAGATAAAAAGGGAAATGTGGCCCCCCCCATCGTTTTAGGGCCGGGGCTTCAGTAATGTAGTTTAATATATACAAGAATGGAGTACAAGATAAATATAGATAATCCTGCTGTATGCCAAGTGCTGGCATGGTGGGGGAGGGGTGACGTCCCCCCTGCAGGATGGAAGGTGGAGCCTGTAATAGCGCTGTCTATATTATTATCCCGGGCTCCATCTGTTGGCACATACCCGGCTCCCATTACCGCAGGAGAAATTCATTAACATTTCATAAATCCGCCATTCTAAAAGGGCATACAAACCACTAACAATCTAGTTCTCCTATTTATCCTTTTTTGCTCTGTTAAAGCCTAACTCCGGGTTTtagtgaagtttaaccacttgacctctggaaaatttaccccccttcatgaccaggccattttttgctatatggcaatggattactttaactgacaattgcatggtcgtgcgacactgttcccaaataaaattgatgtcctttttctttcccacaaatagagatttcttttggtggtattttaccacctctgcagtttttatttttttgcactataaaaaaaaaaaattgaagaaaaaaaaacaatattttttactttctgctataaatcagccaataaaaaaaaagtaacacatcaaatttcttcatcaatttagtccaatatgttttctgcttcatgtctttggtaaaaaaaaaatcccctaaaaTGTACATTGATTAAATTGTtcctagcctgtgctttctcactgtgggggaggtgctttgactaggggaaggcattgatctatTTTCTTGCTTTGTAgacacacaggatcaataccttcccttctaacagaacagcgatctgctttgtttacatagggagatcgccattctgcctgtgtactgtataTTCTGCAGgggccagcagacatcgagtctgcgctACCTGCTGGGTTGCCGGCGGCGCACGCAATCCCCAGACCCGGTagcgtcagatcatgtactaggtatgaaATCTGGCACAGAGCACTTTATGtatggtgggcggtccgcaagtggttaaatattcagTTTGGACCAGCTTGCTATTTACTTACCTCTTCACCGCCTGCTTTACCCCCAGACCAGCACACCACAACGGCACTCATTGCACCCAACGGCACGCTTTGGGacacgcggactcgatgtccgcagggatacccgcgatcgtctcacggagaggaagaatggggaaatgctgatgtaaacaagcatttccccattcttcatagtgacaggacactgatcacagctccctgtgatcgggagcggtgatcagtgtcgtgccacacgtagcccatccccactacagttagaacacatccctaggacacacttaacccctacagcgccccctcctggttaaccccttcactgccagtcacatttacacagtaatcaatgcattttttatcgcactgatcgctgtatgaatgtgaatggtcccaaaagtctctgatctgtccgccataatgtcgcagtcatgataaaaatcgctgattgccgccattactagtaaaaaaaaattattaatgaaaatgccattttgtagaagctataacttttgcccaaaccaatcaataaacgcttattgcgatttttttaccaagaatatgtagaagaatacatatctgcctaaactgaggaaaaaaaaattttttcatatattttttggggatatttattatagcaaaaagtaaaaaatattgctttttttcaaaattgtctctcttttttgtttatagcgcaaaaaaaaaaaaaacacagaggtgatcaaataccaccaaaagaaagctctatttgtgggggaaaaaaaggacgtcaattttgtttgggagccacgtcgcccgaccgtgcaattgtcagttaaaaagttgcagtgccgaatcgcaaaaagtgctctggtctttggccagccaaatggtccggggcttaagtggttaaatattattattattattttttttatttgcaggagCCCAGAGGAATTGTGTGCCAATATGATGACagggaacatgctgatagaaggagaaagtATAGTGGTGCTGGCTATGAAATGTTCCCAGATACCTGCAGCAGGATTCCTGTTATAGGCACACAATAGGTCAGTAGAGATCCCCAtcagtgtcaggatggtggggtgtcggtgcaatattcctgctggggggagtatgggagtaatattcctgctgggggggcgtatcggtgtaatattcctgctggggggagtatggatttaatattcctgctgggggggtattggtgtaatattcctgctgggggagtatgggtgtaatattcctgctggggggagtattggtgtaatattcctgctgggggagtatgggtgtaatattcctgctgggggggtattggtgtaatattcctgctgggggagtaggggtgtaatattcctgctggggggagtattggtgtaatattcctgctgggggagtatgggtgtaatattcctgctgggggggtattggtgtaatattcctgctgggggagtattggtgtaatattcctgctgggggagtatgggtgtaatattcctgctggggggagtatgggtgtaatattcctgctgggggagtatgggtgtaatattcctgctggggggagtattggcgtaatattcctgctgggggagtatgggtgtaatattcctgctggggggagtattggtgtaatattcctgctgggtgaGTGGGGGtggtaatattcctgctggggggacgtctgtgcaggaagttcttgtCATACGATGGACACGGCGAGGCTttgttcacacctaggtgttcctGACACCCGAATCGCTGCAAAACGCGGGACGTGCTTGCGATCCGTTTGCTTTCAACATCACCCCAATCGAggcgtgattttgctgtgattgttgCCTGACAAATCTCGTGACAAAATTGCAGGACTGCTTTTGGGAAACAGGCGTCCCACGGTTTTGTTtgtgcgacttgtcaggtgacaaTATTGTCCATGAttagggtgccattgaaagtaacggaTCACAAGCGTATCCCATGTTTTCCGGTAATACAGGAATTGCATTAATTCCACCGCGATCCGGAAGGCCTAGGTGTGAGCACAGCCTAAGCGTCTTCTACAAGTTGCTCAgttcaccttctatagattctgggggaacattttcttcctcaaacataCCACACATTCACTTCATTCTTTATTTCACTGCTAATATATACTCAGCATTGAccttgtatagcgcttttctctctgaggaccccaAGTACTGGAgatggcgttggccgggaatcaaacccgggtcagctgctgggaaggcagctatgctcaccactgcaccaccaacgcaaggtagcatgtctttgtagtgtgggaggaaaccggagtacccggaggaaacccacgcaatcacagggagaacatgcaaactccatgcagatagtgtcctggtcaaaATCTGaaacaaggaccccagtgctgcaaggctaacccctaagcctctgtgctgcccatatgcggcctctgttctctaaAGCCCACCCCCGCTGAGCGGAGTGAATCAGTTCTGTCCACTTAAAgcgcctccagaagaaatccaaacttacCCTTAACTACATTCTATATATATGGAGCTAAATATTCCATtcacccttaggcctcattcacatgggggtatGAATCCGTACCCCATGGGAGGGCAGTGTTTACCGGAATGGGGATGCACAGCTGTTTCCAGCATcccgtgtaggcagtcccattgctgtcaactgggtTGCAGCTgctgtacccaatgtgacatctgcgTGGGTGCCGATGCACAGCCCCGAACGCACCCAGGGTGCGTCTGCGCAACTGCACCCGCATGCATGTTCTTTTTGGGATTAACTCAGCCCCCACACAGGTTACAGATTCATATACCCCGTCTGAGTAAGGCCTTGGACTTCTCCATGAAGGACCTCACTGGTGGGAAGAGTTCTGatttctccagcagagaaagcctaaagaaagctggaaagactcctcccgcctctgaagacaaaaagagttccaacctcccctcatagccggtccaacacacgcctcaaaaacatacaggcctccaacctcctcttatAGCTGGTCCAGCACATGCCTCAAAAGCCTACCGGCCTCTAAACTTAAAAACATAATCAATTACTTAATGTAGATCGACAATACATCAATCAAACATAATCACCTGTAAAAATGTGCCTGAGATGTTGGTGGTAAACAGCCTGCTAGGCCCATGGGGAACCGAACCAAGTCTTCCAAAAGCTGCCTTATATCCAAGAGTTGCCAAATGTAGacattaagctttaaggttaatcaaaaatatcacattctaaagggaaagatAGTACAAGGggtagggggagtatggaagagggagagagggagagaagggaggtTGAAGGAAAGAAGGGTGTATATATATGGAGCTAAATATTCCATtcacccttaggcctcattcacatgggggtatGAATCCGTACCCCATGGGAGGGCAGTGTTTACCGGAATGGGGATGCACAGCTGTTTCCAGCATcctgtgtaggcagtcccattgctgtcaactgggtTGCAGCTgctgtacccaatgtgacatctgtgtgggtgccggtgcacagccccgaacgcacccagggtgcgtctgcgcaactgcacccgcatggatgtcctttttgggaTTAACTcagcccccacacagggtacagattcatatACCCCGTCTGAGTAAGGCCTTGGACTTCTCCATGAAGGACCTCACTGGTGGGAAGAGATCTGatttctccagcagagaaagcctaaagaaagctggaaagactcctcccgcctctgaagacaaaaagagttccaaccttccttcatagccggtccaacacacgcctcaaaaacataccggccttcaaccttcccatatagctggtccaacacacgcctcaaaaacatacaggTCTCCAACCTCCTCTTATAGCTGGTCCAGCACATGCCTCAAAAGCCTACCGGCCTCCAAACTTAAAAACATAATCAATTACTTAATGTAGATCGACAATACATCAATCAAACATAATCACCTGTAAAAATGTGCCTGAGATGTTGGTGGTAAACAGCCTGCTAGGCCCGTGGGGAACCGAACCAAGTCTTCCAAAAGCTGCCTCATATCCAAGAGTTGCCAAACGTAGacattaagctttaaggttaatcaaaaatatcacattctaaacgGAAAGATAGTACAAGGGGTAGGGGGGGTATggaaaagggagagagggagagaagagaggttgaaggaaagaagggtgtatatatatatatatggagctaAATATTCCATTcatccttaggcctcattcacacgggggtATGAATCCGTACCCCATGGGAGGGCAGTGTTTACCGGAATGGGGATGCACAGCTGTTTCCAGCATCCCGTGTAGGCAGccccattgctgtcaactgggtTGCAGCTgctgtacccaatgtgacatctgtgtgggtgccgaTGCACAGCCCCGAACGCACCCAGGGTGCGTCTGCGCAactgcacccgcatggatgtcctttttgggaTTAACTcagcccccacacagggtacagattcatatACCCCGTCTGAGTAAGGCCTTGGACTTCTCCATGAAGGACCTCACTGGTGGGAAGAGTTCTGatttctccagcagagaaagcctaaagaaagctggaaagactcctcccatctctgaagacaaaaagagttccaacctcccctcatagccggtccaacacacgcctcaaaaacatacaggcctccaacctcctcttatAGCCGGTCCAGCACATGCCTCAAAAGCCTACCGGCCTCCAAACTTAAAAACATAATCAATTACTTAATGTAGATCGACAATACATCAATCAAACatagctttaaggttaatcaaaaatatcacattctaaagggaaagatAGTACAAGGggtagggggagtatggaagagggagagagggagagagggagataagggaggttgaaggaaagaagggtggtgagggttggggggaaccctCACACCCCTTTATTTctccccaatgcccccccctctttcttttcctccatctctcccttttccatactccccccccccttgttctacctttccctttagaatgtgatatttttcattaaccttaaagcttaaccttaaagcttctgcagaagctgcagaaatGGAAATTGAGTGCTGATGGGAGGACCCGCCGATTACTGAGGTGGCAGCCGCCACCAATGTAGGAACCTGTGTTGTTATAGCCCTACCTGGTCGCTGGGaaggttcctcagactttttgttgagtgttcttctaggaacagccaattgtcttgtttgaccaactacattgatagttggtgattccgaAGCTCCAAAAATGAAAATGGTGGGCTGAtgcaagcatcttgcagtgtgtgcctcttcattcttcctccatactctagGTCCTTGGTttacaaatgagatgcaaaatttgctctcatcagaaaagaggactttggaccactgtaATATGCCTCttttgcagccccagtgtgaaatcctgagtgctttcacactccagtggtgcgcttgcaggacaggaaaacatTTCCTGCAGGGCAGCATCTTTGGaatggtgcgggagcggtgtatacaatgcACCTCcaccgcccctgtccattgaaatgaatgggcaacgctTTATAAGCGATTTGATAGCAGCGCTAAACAAgctcttttaaccccttctggggggttaaaagcaccccgccagcagcaaagcactgctaaaactagacACTAACAGatccacctctccagtgtgaaagtggcctaaaaaaaaagaaaaaaaaagtaccaacCTCCCCCTATAGCTGCTTCATCAacacatgtaaataataataaaaaaggaaccAGCCTCTAACCCCTCcctatagctggtccaacacacaccaaaagaaaaaaaagacggaACCAGCCTCCAAACTCCTCCTATAACTGGTTCAACACacacctaaataataataataataaaaaagaaaaaaagtaccaGCCTCTAACTTCCCcctatagctggtccaacacacacctaaataataatttaaaaaaaggaaccagcctccaacctccccctgGTCCAGCTGGTCCCACAATCCCTAACCTTCCCCCTTTTTCACTACCCTTACCCCTCTCCTATCTTCTCTCGCTAGCCTGTTCCCTATCCCACCCActcccccctctcctatcccctccactcccccctctcctctcccctccactctcactacccttccccctctccaatccccctccactctcactacccttccccctctccaatccccctcctctctcactacccttccccctctcctatccccttctctctcactacccttccccctctcctatcccctccTCTCTCACTACCCTTCCCTCTCTCcaatccccctcctctctcactacccttccccctctcctatccccttctctctcactacccttccccctctcctatccccttctCTCTCACTACCCTTTCCCCTCtcctaccccccctcctctctcactacccttccccctctcctatcccctcctctctcactacccttccccctctcctatcccctcctctctcacctcccttccccctcccctgttccccctcctctctcacctcccttccccctctcctgttccccctcctctctcactaccCTTCCCCCTATTATCCACTCTCTCTGCCTCCTGTCTAGTATGGGCGATGTCGTAAGCAGTATTTTCTCAACACTTCAGCTTCTTTTCTGGCTCgagtgttttctatttttttccgcTCTTCTTCCTTCCGATTCTCCTCTCTTATCCATGTTTCCTCCCCTCTCTTCATGTCTACcttctgctgctgcttctccttttcctCTTTCCTCTGCTGCATTCTTGTATTGTAGACTTTCGCGTTTTCCAGTCTTTTTTGTTCCTCTTCTCGCTCTTtcctctctttttccctctgctcCTCGTCCCTTTTCTGCTcttccctcactttcctcctttccATTACCTGCTGTGCCCTCTGCCCCTCCACACTTCTCTGCCACTTTCGGGATGGAATGATTTCCATCAATTTTTGTTCCTCTCGCTCTCCCTTCTCTATTTCCCTCCGCCCCTCATCCCTTCTCCGTGTGTCCTCCACTGTCTTCATATATTTCTCCCCCCACTGTTTCTCCTCTTTCATTCTGTCCTGCCGTATTCTCACATTGCGGGATAGAATGTTTTCCCTCATTTTTTGTGACTTTTCtcgctctctcttctctttttccctccGCCCCTCATCCCTTCTCTGTGCTTCCTTCGCTATCttcttgtcctcctcctcctgctgtttctcctcttttATTCTGTCCTGCCGTATTCTCGCATGGCGGGATAGAATGTTTTCCctcattttttgtgatttttcttgctctctcttctctttttccctccGCCCCTCATCCCTTCTCTGTGCTTCCTTCGCTATCttcttgtcctcctcctcctgctgtttctcctcttttATTCTGTCCTGCCGTATTCTCGCATGGCGGGATAGAATGTTTTCCctcattttttgtgatttttcttgctctctcttctctttttccctccGCCCCTCATCCCTTCTCTGTGCTTCCTTCGCTATCttcttgtcctcctcctcctgctgtttctcctctttcATTCTGTCCTGCCGTATTCTCGCATGGCGGGATAG encodes:
- the LOC141111296 gene encoding uncharacterized protein, translated to MSSRVRVNVKGQRSPQTTDERMRKVQARQQKARLELIDRCRGTAEKVWEDKRRVEEKRIEGDKKRQDDRCRTAERDRKVGQVKVKRDQEKREKILSRNARILQKRMKEEKQQEEEDKKIAKEAQRRDEGRREKEKREQEKSQKMRENILSRHARIRQDRMKEEKQQEEEDKKIAKEAQRRDEGRREKEKREQEKSQKMRENILSRHARIRQDRIKEEKQQEEEDKKIAKEAQRRDEGRREKEKREQEKSQKMRENILSRHARIRQDRIKEEKQQEEEDKKIAKEAQRRDEGRREKEKREREKSQKMRENILSRNVRIRQDRMKEEKQWGEKYMKTVEDTRRRDEGRREIEKGEREEQKLMEIIPSRKWQRSVEGQRAQQVMERRKVREEQKRDEEQREKERKEREEEQKRLENAKVYNTRMQQRKEEKEKQQQKVDMKRGEETWIREENRKEEERKKIENTRARKEAEVLRKYCLRHRPY